A stretch of DNA from Thalassospiraceae bacterium LMO-SO8:
TAACACGTATGAGCCATATGGGGGTGAAAAGGCCCAAAAGTCAATGGTCTGGCTTCCCGTGTTGTCGTCGCGAAGCCGTCGATAGCCTTGAAAAAAATCAAAAATTTCCGAAAAGGACGATTTTTAACAACGGCCTACAGTCGATTTCATGAGTATTTAAGGAAGCCCGGCCGGATAAATAAAATTTTGCGATTGTTCGCATTGTTATTTTTCAATTCTGGGAAATTCACCGCGCCAAGCCAAGCATTGCGCGATTGACCGATTAGAAACCATAGACGAGCGAGGCCTTGGTCAGGGTGTCCGTGGCCTCGGTTCCCGCCGGCGCGCCCGAGTTATGCTCCAGGTGATAGGACAGGCGCCCGGACAGGCTGCCGATGATCGTCATGGTCAGGGCGGCGGTGTTTTCGGTGATCGTCCGCTCCTCCCCCCATGTTATCGACGCTTTGTTGGAGAAGGTGGCGTTATCCGACATCTGCCAGCGCAGTTCGAGCCCGCCCCGCGCGCCGGGTTCGACGAGTTGTTTTTCCGTCGCCTTCACTTCGCTGAGACGGAGGGCGGGGCCGGCGGTCACCTCAAGGTCGAGGTCGTCCGACTGGATGACCTTGTAGCCTAGCCCGCCGGCCTGGGTCAGTTCGTAGGTGAAGCCGCTGAACCGATCGTCGTCGTAATCGATCAACCCGAAAACGAAAGCGCGGTCCGTGAAGAGATATTTCGCAGTGCCGCCCAGGCGCAAATGCTGGGTGTTGATGGTGCCGGCGTCCTTGGCGAAATCGTAACTTGCCGTTGCTTCGGCTTCCCATCGTCCACGGGTGTAGCCGACCTTGGCCGCCGCGTTGACCTCTTCCGTTTCCGTGTTGCCTGTGGCGCGCCCGCCACCCAGTTCGATTTCGCCCGACCATTGGCCCGGTACGCCGCGGGGGGGTATGGGCGGGGCGGCGGCTGTGCCGCCGGTTGTCACGGAGGTGCCGTTCGCGGCGGCGCTGATGCGGTCGCTAAAGGCAGGGAAGGCGGCGGCGGCGGCGGCGACCAGGTCGTCCCGGTGCCGAGGGGCCGAGGTGACCGCATGGGTCACCAGGCTTTCCAACTGGCGGGGTTCGGACGCAATGGCGGACACCAGCGTCAGTTTCAGGCCGGCGATATCATCGCGGTGGGCGGCCTCGGCCATGCGGGAAAAGGCAGCGGTTCCTTCATTTCCCGTTGCCGCGCGAAGGGTGGACGCACCCGAAAGGAAGGTGGCGAGAATCAATAAAAAC
This window harbors:
- a CDS encoding DUF481 domain-containing protein: MPKFSNPPVGAGLFLLILATFLSGASTLRAATGNEGTAAFSRMAEAAHRDDIAGLKLTLVSAIASEPRQLESLVTHAVTSAPRHRDDLVAAAAAAFPAFSDRISAAANGTSVTTGGTAAAPPIPPRGVPGQWSGEIELGGGRATGNTETEEVNAAAKVGYTRGRWEAEATASYDFAKDAGTINTQHLRLGGTAKYLFTDRAFVFGLIDYDDDRFSGFTYELTQAGGLGYKVIQSDDLDLEVTAGPALRLSEVKATEKQLVEPGARGGLELRWQMSDNATFSNKASITWGEERTITENTAALTMTIIGSLSGRLSYHLEHNSGAPAGTEATDTLTKASLVYGF